Within Deltaproteobacteria bacterium, the genomic segment GTATCAGGTGGTAATCTCCGACGGCACGGGGACGATAACTCTAGTATGGTTCCAGTTTAATGAAAAATATCTCAGAACGGCTTATAGGAAAGGGTCGTCCGTGATATTGACCGGTGAGGTAAGCGTAGGGTACCGTGATGTGCTGCAGATAGTTCACCCTAGGCCCGAGGATATAGAGGTAATCGAGGAGGGGGAAGAAATAGACGAAGACAACGTGCATTTCAACCGCATCGTTCCCGTTTATCCCCTGACCGAGGGGATAAAGCAGAGGCGCATGAGGAGGATAATGAAATCGGTTGTCGACGGCTACAGCTTATCGATCCCTTCGGTGGTCCCGGAAAAATTAAAAAGAAAAAGGAGCGTTATCGATTTAAATGAGGCGGTGTCGAGGGTTCATTTCCCATGGAATGAGGATAAAGTAATAGACCTTGCGGACACACCCTCCGTTTACGAATCTTCCCCCCACAAGACGGTCTCTTACTATGAATTCCTGTTGATGGAGCTCGGTCTTGCGCTTAAGAAGCGGGACGTTTCTCAATCGCCCGGAATTTCATTTACCCCTACCGGCGAGTTGAGCGGGAAGCTCCTATCGAAGCTCTCATTCGATCTGACCCGCGCGCAGAGACGGGTGCTGTCCGAGATTGAGTCCGATATGAGGTCGGGGAGACCTATGAACAGGCTCCTTCAGGGGGATGTGGGGAGCGGAAAAACCATTGTCGCGCTCCTCTCGATACTCAAGGCCGTGGAGAGCGGATACCAGGCGGTCCTCATGGCACCGACTGAGATTCTCGCGGAGCAGCACCTGAATTCGGTGCTTGAGTATGTAAAGGGCATGGGTCTCGGGATGGTATTCCTGAAGAGCGGTCTGGCGAGGAGGGAGAAAAACGCCTACTATAAAGCTATCGCTTCAGGCGAAGCCCGGATCGCCATAGGAACTCACGCCCTTCTTCAGGAAAAGGTTGACTTCAGCAATCTGGGGCTCGTCGTAATAGACGAGCAGCACAGGTTCGGGGTTATGCAGAGGGCGGAGCTCATGAGCAAGGGAACTAACCCGGATGTCCTCGTAATGACCGCTACGCCTATCCCCCGCACGCTCGCCCTTACCGTGTACGGAGACCTTGACGTTTCAGTGCTCGACGAGCTTCCTCCCGGCAGAAAGAAGATAAGTACAAAGGTGTTCTTTGACCGGAAAGGTTCCCGCGAACGGGCCTATGAAATCGTAAGGAAGGAGATTGAAAAGGGCAGGCAGGCATACGTTGTCTACCCGATGATCGAAGAATCCGAAAGTCCTGACTTTAAGGATCTCAAGTACGCGACTCAAATGGCTGAAGAGCTTCAGAACGATGTATTCCCGGAACGCAGGGTCGGGCTTCTGCACGGAAAAATGAAGGCTGAGGAAAAAGATGCGGTTATGAAGAGATTCGTGTCCCGCCATATCGACATACTCGTTTCTACAACCGTGATAGAGGTCGGCGTCGATGTTCCGAACGCGACCGTCATGGTAATCGAGAACGCGGAGAGGTTCGGGCTTACTCAGCTTCATCAGTTGAGGGGGCGTATAGGGAGGGGAGGGCACGATTCTTCCTGTATCCTTATTTCGAGTTTCAGGAGGTCTGATGAAGCGGAGAAGAGGCTCTCAATTATGGAGAATACCACGGACGGTTTTGAGATTGCCGAGGCCGATCTCGCGATCAGGGGGCCGGGGGATTTTCTCGGGACCAAACA encodes:
- the recG gene encoding ATP-dependent DNA helicase RecG; this encodes MSKGLIQILDALEKPLRFASKKDFSNIDKVKSLDELVNDLALKALSLPLSKHQLSVVKSLMGYFSDYNSLAVDDKKKLIEKALDIVEELKRDSGIETGNSGKSGDSARYEPPGKSAAASPPITGQVPTSKSGDLANTPIQYVRGVGPRIASLLERKGVNGIEDALFYFPRRYEDRRTIKSISGLAPGGRETVMGKIMLAGKIRTKRSKLYQVVISDGTGTITLVWFQFNEKYLRTAYRKGSSVILTGEVSVGYRDVLQIVHPRPEDIEVIEEGEEIDEDNVHFNRIVPVYPLTEGIKQRRMRRIMKSVVDGYSLSIPSVVPEKLKRKRSVIDLNEAVSRVHFPWNEDKVIDLADTPSVYESSPHKTVSYYEFLLMELGLALKKRDVSQSPGISFTPTGELSGKLLSKLSFDLTRAQRRVLSEIESDMRSGRPMNRLLQGDVGSGKTIVALLSILKAVESGYQAVLMAPTEILAEQHLNSVLEYVKGMGLGMVFLKSGLARREKNAYYKAIASGEARIAIGTHALLQEKVDFSNLGLVVIDEQHRFGVMQRAELMSKGTNPDVLVMTATPIPRTLALTVYGDLDVSVLDELPPGRKKISTKVFFDRKGSRERAYEIVRKEIEKGRQAYVVYPMIEESESPDFKDLKYATQMAEELQNDVFPERRVGLLHGKMKAEEKDAVMKRFVSRHIDILVSTTVIEVGVDVPNATVMVIENAERFGLTQLHQLRGRIGRGGHDSSCILISSFRRSDEAEKRLSIMENTTDGFEIAEADLAIRGPGDFLGTKQSGLPEFRFADLIRDGKILREAREDAFEIVKEDPELKRYPDLLDEVRKRFGSVFDIAGIS